GAACTTTATCAAGTTGCTAATGTCCTGACTTTTTTCTTCATTCCTCTTTTTAAATTTAATAAAAAAGCTTTAATTGTATGTAAAAATTGTAAAAGCATATATAAAGTAAAAAGTGAATCTTTGAAGAAAATTTTAGATTCGAGTATAGTTACTTATGATGATATTGAAGAGATTGTGAGAAATAATAATGTTTGTCCAAACTGTGGATATATGATTGATAAAAATGATAAATTTTGTCCAAACTGTGGAAATAAACTATAAGGATGTGATATAGTTGTTAAACATTACATTTTTTAAAGGACTTGCTACTGGATTAATTCTTTCCTTCCCTTTTGGTCCTGTAGGATTTTATTGTATGGAAAAAGCTTTAACTGAAGGAAAAAGAGAAGGATATGTTACTGCTTTAGGAATGGTTACTTCTGATGTTTTATATGGACTTATTGCATTTCTTTTTGTAAATATTGTTGATGATTTTATATTTAAATATGAAATTTTCTGTAAAATTGCAGTTGGAGTTCTTTTAATACTTTTAGGATTAAAAAAATTAAATACACCTGTTGTTTTAGATAAAAAAATTATTAATCAAGACTATAATATATTTCAAGATTATTTTATAGGATTTGGACTAGCTTCTTTAAACATTACAGGAATAGTTACAATATTAGCTATTTATACACTTTTAGGATTAGTAAGAGACCAAGATAATTATTTCCATTTAGCTCTTGGAATAGCTGCTGGTGGAGTTATTTCATGGTTTTTTACAGTCAATATCATCTGTGCTTTTAGAAAGAAACTTACTGATGATGTACTTATAAAACTTTCAAAGTTTGCTAGTTTTGTTATTCTTACTTTTGGAATAATTACATTAGGTTATATTATCTTCAGTTAAAAATTATAACTTTTTAAAATTATAGGAAGTATTTTTCTTTTATAAAAAATATTTTCCTATAATTTTTATTTTATATGGTATAATTCTAATAATAGAAGATTATATTTATAAGTAGAGTACAGGAGGTTGTATTATGGAAAATTTTAAACTAGAATCTCTTGCAATCAAAGAAGAAGGATTAGAATGTGAAAAATTATGGGTTTTTCTAACTTTAATGATGATTAGTGGCTTTTATGGCGCTTTTACTTATACTATAAGAGGAGCTGTCTTCTGTAATGCTCAAACAGCAAACTTTGTATTATTTGCTATGGAATTAGGTTCAGGACATTTTTCTAAAGCTTTTTACTATTTAATTCCAATGTCTGCTTATTGTTTTGGAGCCATTATTTCTGAAGCTGTTGGAGGTCCAATAAAAAAACTTCATAACATTAGATGGGATACTGTTCTTATTTTTATTGAAATAATTGTTGTTATTATTTTAGGATTATTACCTGAAACTGCCCCCTATCAAATTTCTCAAGTATTTATTAATTTTATTTGCTCTATGCAATATAATACTTTTAGAAAAACCAGAAAAATCCCTATGGCAACTACTTTTTGTACAAATCATTTAAGACAAACTGGAATAAGTATTGTAAAATTTAGAAAATTTCCTGAAGACAAAGAAGTTAAAAGTAAATTATTTTTACATTTAAAAATGATTGGAATATTTGTTTTTGGTGGATTAATTTCTACTATTTTATGTCATCTTTTTTTAGGAAAAGCTATTCTATTTACTTTAATTCCACTTAGTATATTACTAACTCGTCTTCTATTAGATGATTTAAAAAATAGAAAATAATAATTTTTTACTTATAATATCATATACTAACTTTTATTAATAATATTTTCATTATTCTTTATTAAAAAAATAATTTCACTTTTATTATTTAGTATTTTTTTTTATATATTTTAGTAATATTTTTTTATTCTTATTTTTTAAAATTTTCTTTATTAATAAATATTTTGATATATATTATCTTATTTTCTTATATATTTGTATTATATCTATTTTTTATTTTACAATATTTTTATTTATATTATTATTAATACTTA
The DNA window shown above is from Fusobacterium perfoetens ATCC 29250 and carries:
- a CDS encoding zinc ribbon domain-containing protein, with protein sequence MFFIVGFSNRDEFIKEVNFKCTNCLNEKFELYQVANVLTFFFIPLFKFNKKALIVCKNCKSIYKVKSESLKKILDSSIVTYDDIEEIVRNNNVCPNCGYMIDKNDKFCPNCGNKL
- a CDS encoding YoaK family protein, whose protein sequence is MENFKLESLAIKEEGLECEKLWVFLTLMMISGFYGAFTYTIRGAVFCNAQTANFVLFAMELGSGHFSKAFYYLIPMSAYCFGAIISEAVGGPIKKLHNIRWDTVLIFIEIIVVIILGLLPETAPYQISQVFINFICSMQYNTFRKTRKIPMATTFCTNHLRQTGISIVKFRKFPEDKEVKSKLFLHLKMIGIFVFGGLISTILCHLFLGKAILFTLIPLSILLTRLLLDDLKNRK